The Citrifermentans bemidjiense Bem genome window below encodes:
- a CDS encoding nickel-dependent hydrogenase large subunit, protein MSRITLDPITRIEGHLRIDVEANGGKVTNAWSSAQMWRGIEVILKGRAPEDAWSFVQRFCGVCTTVHAISSIRAVEHALNVEVPLNAQYIRNIMIAQHSVQDHIVHFYHLSALDWVDIVSALKADPKKTAQIAQSISDWPGNSEKEFKAVQDKLKAFVAGGKLGIFASGYWGHPAMKLSPEVNLMAVAHYLKALDYQRKASQATAILGGKNPHIQNLVVGGVATAINTENIATLNMERLIYLRTLMEETRDFVQKVYYPDLLAIAGAYKDWFKYGAGVTNYMAVPEFPEDTKNGKFSLPGGVVMAGNIAGIRPVKDHRDEYLIKNIKENVTHAWYEGNGTLHPWEGETKPDYTDFKENGKYSWCKAPTLDGKPVQVGPPAQIMAAYAAGNPKVKKLVDGAVSTLGLSMKDIHSTMGRLYCRGARAHIMADIALENLDKLIANIATGDQTYANHTEIPKGEYRGVGFHEAPRGTLSHWIVIKDKKIENYQAVVPSTWNAAPRNDKGELGPYEASLVGNPIADSSKPLEVLRTIHSFDPCIACAVHTVDPEGKEITKVKVL, encoded by the coding sequence ATGTCTAGAATCACGCTTGATCCCATCACCCGCATCGAAGGGCACCTCAGGATAGACGTCGAAGCCAACGGCGGCAAGGTTACCAACGCCTGGTCCTCGGCCCAGATGTGGCGCGGCATCGAGGTCATCCTCAAGGGGCGCGCCCCCGAGGACGCCTGGAGCTTCGTGCAGCGCTTTTGCGGCGTCTGCACCACGGTGCACGCCATCTCCTCGATCCGCGCCGTAGAGCACGCCCTGAACGTCGAGGTGCCGCTCAACGCCCAGTACATCCGCAACATCATGATCGCCCAGCATTCGGTGCAGGACCACATCGTCCACTTCTACCACCTCTCGGCGCTGGACTGGGTCGACATCGTCTCGGCGCTCAAGGCCGATCCCAAGAAGACCGCGCAGATAGCCCAGAGCATCTCCGACTGGCCGGGTAACTCGGAGAAGGAGTTCAAGGCGGTCCAGGACAAGCTGAAGGCGTTCGTCGCCGGCGGCAAGCTTGGCATTTTCGCCTCCGGCTACTGGGGGCATCCGGCCATGAAGCTCTCTCCCGAGGTGAACCTGATGGCGGTGGCTCACTACCTGAAGGCGCTCGACTACCAGAGAAAGGCGTCCCAGGCGACCGCCATCCTGGGGGGGAAGAACCCGCATATCCAGAACCTCGTGGTCGGCGGCGTCGCCACCGCGATCAACACCGAGAACATAGCCACCCTCAACATGGAGCGCCTCATCTACCTGAGGACCCTGATGGAGGAGACCCGCGACTTCGTGCAGAAGGTGTACTACCCGGACCTCCTCGCCATCGCCGGCGCCTACAAGGATTGGTTCAAGTACGGGGCAGGGGTCACCAATTACATGGCGGTCCCCGAGTTCCCGGAAGACACCAAAAACGGCAAGTTCTCGCTCCCGGGCGGCGTGGTCATGGCGGGGAACATCGCCGGCATCAGGCCGGTCAAGGACCATCGCGACGAATACCTGATCAAGAACATCAAGGAAAACGTCACCCACGCTTGGTACGAGGGGAACGGCACGCTGCACCCCTGGGAAGGGGAGACCAAGCCCGACTACACCGACTTCAAGGAAAACGGAAAGTACTCCTGGTGCAAGGCGCCGACCCTGGACGGAAAGCCGGTGCAGGTAGGTCCTCCGGCCCAGATCATGGCCGCCTACGCCGCAGGAAACCCGAAGGTGAAAAAGCTCGTCGACGGCGCCGTCTCCACCCTCGGCCTCTCGATGAAGGACATCCACTCCACCATGGGGCGCCTGTACTGCCGCGGCGCGCGCGCCCACATCATGGCCGACATCGCGCTGGAAAACCTGGACAAGCTGATCGCCAACATCGCCACCGGCGACCAAACCTACGCGAACCACACCGAGATCCCCAAAGGGGAGTATCGCGGGGTGGGCTTCCACGAGGCGCCGCGCGGCACCCTGAGCCACTGGATCGTCATCAAGGACAAGAAGATCGAGAACTACCAGGCCGTCGTTCCCTCCACCTGGAACGCCGCTCCCAGAAATGACAAGGGAGAACTCGGCCCCTACGAGGCGTCGCTCGTCGGGAACCCCATCGCCGACAGCAGCAAGCCGCTGGAGGTCTTGAGGACCATCCACTCCTTCGACCCCTGCATCGCCTGCGCCGTGCACACGGTCGACCCCGAAGGAAAGGAAATCACCAAGGTGAAAGTGCTGTAA
- the hybA gene encoding hydrogenase 2 operon protein HybA: MKNPSRRDFLKLAGATGAGLLACGAGSALANEGTQINNEELGMLYDATKCVGCKACMASCKRVNSDYGSLSYEKAKFDSDGLWDAPSDLSGSTRTLIKLFKESEQRWSYVKYSCMHCQKPSCVSVCPVSAMTKEKVSGIVDYNKNTCIGCRYCQIACPYNIPKFQWEKALPQIVKCDLCKATNLREKGISACAEVCPVGAIKFGKRKDLLSEAHQRLKDAPDRYVPHVYGEHEGGGTNHLYLASMPFNKLGLPDIKPEAPAEFSEKIQHTIYKGFIAPVALYSTLCFIAVKNMKKHKGHDGHDQKQEDK, translated from the coding sequence ATGAAAAATCCGAGTAGACGCGACTTCCTGAAGCTGGCGGGAGCGACCGGGGCGGGGCTCTTGGCCTGTGGCGCCGGGAGCGCGCTCGCCAACGAGGGGACCCAGATCAACAACGAGGAACTGGGGATGCTCTACGACGCCACCAAGTGCGTCGGCTGCAAGGCGTGCATGGCCTCCTGCAAGAGGGTGAACAGCGACTACGGCTCCCTCTCCTACGAAAAGGCCAAGTTCGACAGCGACGGGCTCTGGGACGCCCCGAGCGACCTCTCCGGTTCCACCCGGACCCTGATCAAGCTCTTCAAGGAGAGCGAGCAGCGCTGGAGCTACGTCAAGTACTCCTGCATGCACTGCCAGAAGCCTTCCTGCGTCTCGGTCTGCCCGGTTTCCGCCATGACCAAGGAGAAGGTCTCCGGTATCGTCGACTACAACAAGAACACCTGCATCGGCTGCCGTTACTGCCAGATCGCCTGCCCCTACAACATCCCGAAGTTCCAGTGGGAAAAGGCGCTGCCGCAGATCGTTAAGTGCGATCTCTGCAAGGCGACCAACCTGCGCGAGAAGGGGATTTCCGCCTGCGCCGAGGTCTGCCCGGTCGGTGCCATCAAGTTCGGCAAGAGAAAGGACCTCCTTTCCGAGGCGCACCAAAGGCTAAAGGATGCTCCGGACCGGTACGTGCCGCACGTCTACGGCGAGCACGAGGGAGGGGGGACGAACCACCTCTACCTGGCCTCGATGCCGTTCAACAAGCTGGGGCTTCCCGACATCAAGCCCGAGGCGCCGGCCGAGTTCTCCGAGAAGATCCAGCACACCATCTACAAGGGCTTTATCGCCCCGGTCGCGCTTTACAGCACCCTTTGCTTCATAGCGGTGAAGAACATGAAGAAGCACAAGGGGCACGACGGTCACGACCAGAAGCAGGAGGATAAGTAA
- the hybB gene encoding Ni/Fe-hydrogenase cytochrome b subunit, producing the protein MGNPEEYQKLEGKIFTKSFFILLSVVLLGFYFVGVRYVKGIGAVSNMSDGYPWGIWITYDVATGTAIACGGYAVAILVYIRNRMQYHPMIRSAILTSMFGYGLAGFSVMVDLGRPWNAYNFFIPSKWQANSAMFEVALCVMAYSTVLILEFLPAILTSIEQSKWDRMNAVRNWLHPKIAPDQKSMQDKLEMVRLGAVWLKPRLNKVLIFFIVLGITLPTMHQSSLGSLLLIASTKLHPLWHTGFLPLLFLLNCVFIGYAIAILESIISSYSFKRPFETEELSGLAALIPFVTVIWLCVVIGDLAYRGQIGAALKGDFYSGWFLTEFLLVASGSLLLFFKKFRRSPRWLFTSASLIVLGGALYRFNVYLIGFNPGQGWRYFPSFAEVMVTVGIVALEVLGYKVFVALFPVLPNTSAHGGGHAPAKKTAAKHGKKAALDVPHAPVEAH; encoded by the coding sequence ATGGGAAATCCTGAAGAATACCAAAAGCTGGAAGGTAAGATCTTTACCAAGTCATTCTTCATCCTCCTGTCGGTGGTGCTGCTCGGCTTCTACTTCGTGGGGGTGCGCTACGTGAAGGGTATCGGCGCGGTCTCCAACATGAGCGACGGCTACCCCTGGGGGATCTGGATCACCTACGACGTCGCCACCGGAACCGCCATCGCCTGCGGCGGCTACGCGGTCGCCATCCTGGTCTACATCCGGAACCGGATGCAGTACCACCCGATGATCCGCTCGGCGATCCTCACCTCCATGTTCGGCTACGGCCTGGCCGGCTTCTCGGTCATGGTCGACTTGGGTCGCCCCTGGAACGCCTACAACTTCTTCATCCCGAGCAAGTGGCAGGCGAACTCCGCCATGTTCGAGGTCGCCCTTTGCGTCATGGCCTATTCCACGGTTCTCATCCTCGAGTTCCTCCCGGCCATCCTGACCTCCATCGAGCAGAGCAAGTGGGATCGGATGAACGCGGTCAGGAACTGGCTGCACCCGAAAATAGCCCCGGACCAAAAGAGCATGCAGGACAAGCTGGAGATGGTACGCCTGGGGGCCGTGTGGCTCAAGCCGCGCCTGAACAAGGTCCTCATCTTCTTCATCGTCCTCGGCATTACGCTTCCGACCATGCATCAGTCGTCATTGGGGAGCCTGCTCCTCATCGCCTCGACCAAGCTGCACCCGCTCTGGCACACCGGCTTCCTGCCGCTGTTGTTCCTCTTGAACTGCGTCTTCATCGGCTACGCCATAGCGATCCTGGAGTCCATCATCTCCAGCTACTCCTTCAAGAGGCCCTTCGAGACCGAGGAGCTTTCCGGCCTCGCCGCGCTGATTCCGTTCGTCACCGTGATCTGGCTCTGCGTCGTGATCGGGGACCTGGCGTACCGCGGCCAGATTGGCGCCGCCCTCAAGGGGGATTTCTACTCCGGCTGGTTCCTGACCGAGTTCCTGCTGGTGGCGAGCGGCTCCCTGCTCCTTTTCTTCAAGAAATTCAGGAGATCGCCGCGCTGGCTCTTCACCAGCGCCTCGCTGATCGTCTTAGGCGGCGCCCTTTACCGTTTCAACGTCTACCTGATCGGCTTCAACCCGGGGCAGGGGTGGAGGTACTTCCCCTCCTTCGCCGAGGTGATGGTCACCGTCGGCATCGTGGCGCTGGAGGTGCTGGGGTACAAGGTGTTCGTAGCCCTCTTCCCCGTGCTTCCCAACACTTCGGCTCATGGTGGCGGGCATGCCCCCGCGAAAAAGACGGCGGCCAAGCATGGCAAGAAAGCTGCGCTGGACGTCCCGCACGCGCCGGTCGAGGCGCACTGA
- a CDS encoding HyaD/HybD family hydrogenase maturation endopeptidase, which translates to MQVLIYGAGNLILSDEGFGVHFVRHMEEVYRIPENVELYDGGTLGIMVHFKFEEADRVILVDVVQAKGEPGDIFRYEREDIMLKNIPVKMSPHQIGLQEMLLISEMRDAPKPDLTFFGIVAGSLEPGDQLTPPLKAGLEKVAKLVVEELNKVGIDLERK; encoded by the coding sequence ATGCAGGTCCTTATCTACGGCGCCGGGAACCTCATCCTTTCCGATGAGGGTTTCGGCGTCCATTTCGTCAGACATATGGAAGAGGTGTACCGGATACCGGAGAACGTCGAGCTCTACGACGGCGGCACCCTGGGGATCATGGTGCACTTCAAATTCGAGGAGGCCGACCGGGTCATCCTGGTGGACGTGGTCCAGGCCAAGGGAGAGCCGGGAGATATCTTCCGCTACGAGCGCGAGGACATCATGCTTAAGAACATCCCGGTGAAGATGTCCCCGCACCAGATAGGGCTCCAGGAGATGCTGCTGATCTCCGAGATGCGCGACGCGCCGAAGCCGGATCTCACCTTCTTCGGTATCGTAGCGGGCTCGCTCGAACCGGGAGACCAGCTCACCCCGCCGCTCAAAGCGGGGCTGGAGAAGGTAGCCAAGCTGGTGGTCGAAGAGCTGAATAAGGTCGGAATCGACCTCGAGCGCAAATAG